The Pseudomonas chlororaphis subsp. piscium genome contains the following window.
TGTCGGCTTCCGGCAATGCATTGACCAGCCGCCGCGCCATTTTCTGCAACAGCTGGTCGGCGACGTCGTGGCCCAGGCTGTCGTTGAGCAGCTTGAAACGGTCCAGATTGATATGCACCAGGGCCAGGCTGCGGCCGCCCTGACGCATCCGTTGATGGGCTTCGCGCAAGCGTTCGCGGAACAGCGAACGGTTGGCCAGGCCGGTGAGTTCGTCGTGATGGGTCAGGTAGCGCATGCGCTCTTCGGATTCGCGCCGCGCCGACAGATCGGCGAAGAAGCCCACAATATGGCTGATATTTCCCCGCGTATCGCGCACCACATTCAATTGCAGCCACTGCGGGTACAGCTCACCGTTCTTGCGCGCCTCCACCAGTTCGCCTTGCCAACTGCCGTGCTGTTCGAGGGCCTGATGAATCACCGGGTAGTGCCGCCGCGCATCGCGGCTGCACGGCAGGTCGACCACATTGCGCCCGAGCATGTCCTCGATCTGGTAGCCGGTGACCCGGCTGAATGCCTGATTGACCGCCAGCAGCACGTAATCCGGGTCGAGAATCACGATGCCCTCGCTGGCCGCCTCGAACACCATCGCCGCCAGGCGTCGCTGCTCTTCCTGCTGCTTACTGGCGCTGATATCGCGCCGGGTGCCGACCATGCGCAGCACCCGACCACCGGGGCCGCGCTCCACGGCGCGCCCACGGTCCTCGATCCACACCCAGTGGCCATCGCCGTGACGCACGCGGTATTCCACCAGGTAATCCTCGGTACGCCCCTTCAGGTGCTCCACCAGCGCGCGCTTGAGCAGCGGCAGGTCTTCGGGGTGCAGCAGCGGCTTGAGGTGGCTGAGCATCGCCCGCACGAACTCCGGTTCCAGGCCGAACAGCTCCTTGATATGGCTGTGATGGACCTCGTCGGTCTGCAGGTTCCAGTCCCACAGCCCCAGCTGGCTGGCCTTCAGAGCCAGGGCCAGGCGCGCTTCGCTCTTGCTCAGGGCCTGGTTGGCCGCGTCCAGTTCGAGGCTGCGCTGGGCCACCCGGCTTTCCAGGCCGACCTGGGCTTCGCGCAACTCTTCTTCGGCACGGCGGCGCTGCTCGACTTCCCGCAGCAGCTCACTGTTGAGCTGCTCGCTGCGGCTCTGGGCCTGTTGCAGATGCTCGATCAGGGCCTGGTTCTGGAAACGCCGCAGCAAGCCCATCTGGATCAGGCGGTTGACCTGCCAGGCCACCACACTCAGCGACACCAGCAGGATCAAGCCCAGCCAGCCCCAGCCACGCTGCTGCTCGTCGCCGCCCCAGAACAGGTAGCCGATCGCCGGCAACAGGCAGGGCAAGGTAAAGGACAGGAAGGCCGGCAGGCTGACCGCATAGGCCACGCTGGCCGAGAGGATCGCCGCGCCGATCAGGCCGAAGACCCAGGCCTGTTGCAGGAAATTGTCGGTGGGCATCAGGGCGATACCGGCGCAGGCCAGGGTCAGGCCGCTGACGGCGGAGCCGAGCAGGAACATGCGGCGCCAGACCGGTTGCGCCTGGCGGCTGGGAATCGCCGAGTCGAAGGCCGCCACCTGGATCACCCGCAGGGCGACCAGGGCCAGCAACCAGACCATCCACACGCTGACCAGCCAATAACGCTCGGGGCTCCACAGCAGCCAAGCGCAGACCAGGCCGTTGAGCAGCATGAACAGGGTGGGCAACAGGGAGCCCTGATAAAGCAGGCGCGTGCGCTCTACCGCCATCTCCATGGCGTATTGCTTGCGAACAACCCGAGGCTCCACGAAGGGTCCGGACGGGCCAGTGCTGAGTGTCATAGGCAGTGTTCTTATAATGATTGAGCCCGAAACGTCGCCGGAGCATACACAAGCAACCGCCCGGACCAAACAGCCTGGAACCATAAAATCGGCAAATTCGCCCAAGCGCCGATCCCGGTGAAATTCCTCCAGCCAAGCCCGGCCAACGGCTACAGCCCGTGACCGACCGGTCGTCCCCGGCGTTCTTTTATCGGCTAAACCAAAGCTTGGTTTGCCCGGTGTGCGCCAGCCCCCTAGAATGCCCCGATGCGCGATG
Protein-coding sequences here:
- a CDS encoding putative bifunctional diguanylate cyclase/phosphodiesterase, which produces MTLSTGPSGPFVEPRVVRKQYAMEMAVERTRLLYQGSLLPTLFMLLNGLVCAWLLWSPERYWLVSVWMVWLLALVALRVIQVAAFDSAIPSRQAQPVWRRMFLLGSAVSGLTLACAGIALMPTDNFLQQAWVFGLIGAAILSASVAYAVSLPAFLSFTLPCLLPAIGYLFWGGDEQQRGWGWLGLILLVSLSVVAWQVNRLIQMGLLRRFQNQALIEHLQQAQSRSEQLNSELLREVEQRRRAEEELREAQVGLESRVAQRSLELDAANQALSKSEARLALALKASQLGLWDWNLQTDEVHHSHIKELFGLEPEFVRAMLSHLKPLLHPEDLPLLKRALVEHLKGRTEDYLVEYRVRHGDGHWVWIEDRGRAVERGPGGRVLRMVGTRRDISASKQQEEQRRLAAMVFEAASEGIVILDPDYVLLAVNQAFSRVTGYQIEDMLGRNVVDLPCSRDARRHYPVIHQALEQHGSWQGELVEARKNGELYPQWLQLNVVRDTRGNISHIVGFFADLSARRESEERMRYLTHHDELTGLANRSLFRERLREAHQRMRQGGRSLALVHINLDRFKLLNDSLGHDVADQLLQKMARRLVNALPEADTIARLSGDEFAVLFDAYGSLSSLTRVATRLSAKLRLPITVEGHELVVSASMGISMLPDSAREIPALISQANIAMQHAKHLGGNNFQFYTASLQASTLERLQLENQLRKAVEERQLKVFYQPKLCLATGRLNAAEALVRWDHPGLGRVPPGDFIGLAEEIGLIGPIGEFVLRQACWQACEWQRQGLPAIRVSVNLSVHQLRQGKLVSQVRSVLEETGLAPHFLELELTESHLLDSVEHIVSTFQQLRDLGVKLAIDDFGTGYSSLSYLKRIPVDYVKIDQAFIRGLSEGGADAAITRAIIAMAHGLSLKVVAEGVEHPGQLAFLKEQKCDEVQGYLISRPVDAEGLAALLRAETR